In one window of Miscanthus floridulus cultivar M001 chromosome 12, ASM1932011v1, whole genome shotgun sequence DNA:
- the LOC136496369 gene encoding alpha-N-acetylglucosaminidase-like, giving the protein MPSAEAHSTGHSNPPLHRPPPTPLSPPTAAAMPTRPSSTPASRFLQLLLVVVIACAVPGVRCSDRRFPHLDRVRELHRREGSSSAEQEAAARGLLARLLPSHSTSFEFRVISTEQCGGKACFVINNHPLFDGEGTPEILILGVSGVEISAGFHWYLKHYCAAHISWYKTGGAQLSSIPHPGSLPRVPDGGVLIQRPIDWSYYQNAVTSSYSFAWWDWDRWEKEIDWMALQGINLPLAFTGQESIWQRVFQRYNISKSDLDDFFGGPAFLAWSRMANMHGWGGPLPQTWLDDQLALQKKILSRMYAFGMFPVLPAFSGNIPAALKSKFPSAKVTHLGNWFTVDSNPRWCCTYLLDASDPLFVEIGKLFIEEQIREYGRTSHIYNCDTFDENTPPLSDPNYISSLGAATFRGMQSGDNDAIWLMQGWLFTYDPFWEPPQMKALLHSVPVGKMIVLDLYAEVKPVWINSDQFYGVPYIWCMLHNFAADFEMYGVLDALASGPIDARLSDNSTMVGVGMSMEGIEQNPIVYDLMSEMAFHHRQVDLQVWVETYPTRRYGKPVKGLQDAWWILYQTLYNCTDGKNDKNRDVIVAFPDVEPFVIETPGLYVNTRQMYSTMPSKNYIGKDASSDAYDHPHLWYDTNAVIHALELFLQHGDEVSDSNTFRYDLVDLTRQVLAKYANDVFLKIIESYKSNNMNQVTILCQHFLNLVNDLDTLLSSHEGFLLGPWLESAKGLARNSEQEIQYEWNARTQITMWFDNTETKASLLRDYANKYWSGLLRDYYGPRAAIYFKHLLLSMEKNAPFALKEWRREWISLTNNWQSDRKVFSATAIGDSLNISRSLYIKYLSKADPLELEGTGSPGKSASL; this is encoded by the exons ATGCCGTCCGCCGAGGCCCACTCCACTGGCCACTCCAATCCTCCCCTCCACCGGCCTCCTCCCACTCCCCTGTCCCCACCCACAGCAGCCGCGATGCCGACGCGGCCCTCCTCCACCCCCGCTTCCCGATTCCTCCAGCTATTGCTGGTCGTCGTGATCGCCTGCGCCGTTCCGGGGGTGAGATGCTCCGACCGGCGGTTCCCGCACCTCGACCGCGTCCGCGAGCTCCACCGCCGGGAGGGCTCGTCATCGGCCGAGCAGGAGGCCGCCGCGCGGGGGCTTCTCGCGCGCCTCCTACCGTCACACTCCACCAGCTTCGAGTTCAGGGTCATCTCCACG GAGCAATGTGGTGGGAAGGCATGCTTCGTCATCAACAACCACCCATTGTTTGATGGAGAAGGGACTCCAGAAATATT GATACTTGGAGTAAGTGGGGTCGAAATTTCTGCTGGCTTTCATTGGTACTTGAAACACTATTGTGCAGCACATATATCGTGGTATAAAACCGGTGGTGCACAACTATCATCCATTCCACATCCTGGGTCACTACCTCGTGTTCCTGATGGTGGTGTATTGATTCAAAGACCCATTGACTGGAGCTACTACCAGAATGCAGTTACATCCAGCT ATTCTTTTGCTTGGTGGGATTGGGACCGTTGGGAGAAGGAAATTGACTGGATGGCTCTTCAAGGAATCAATTTGCCTCTTGCTTTCACTGGGCAAGAGTCTATATGGCAGAGGGTTTTTCAG AGGTACAACATTAGCAAATCAGATCTGGATGATTTCTTTGGTGGGCCAGCCTTTCTTGCATGGTCTCGAATGGCTAATATGCATGG ATGGGGTGGACCTCTCCCTCAGACTTGGCTCGATGACCAACTAGCTCTTCAAAAGAAAATCCTATCTAGGATGTACGCTTTTGGCATGTTCCCAG TTCTTCCAGCCTTTTCTGGCAACATCCCAGCTGCATTGAAGTCAAAATTCCCTTCAGCTAAAGTCACTCACCTTGGAAACTG GTTTACAGTTGATAGCAATCCAAGGTGGTGCTGCACATATCTTCTTGATGCATCTGATCCTTTATTCGTAGAAATTGGGAAGTTGTTTATAGAAGAACAAATCAGAG AATATGGTAGGACAAGTCACATCTACAACTG TGATACTTTTGATGAGAACACTCCTCCACTAAGTGACCCGAAttatatatcttcgttgggtGCTGCAACGTTCAGGGGTATGCAAAGCGGTGACAATGATGCTATTTGGTTGATGCAA GGTTGGTTGTTTACCTATGATCCTTTCTGGGAACCTCCACAAATGAAG GCACTACTGCATTCTGTTCCTGTTGGCAAAATGATTGTTCTTGATCTTTATGCTGAAGTTAAACCAGTGTGGATAAATTCTGATCAGTTCTATGGTGTTCCCTACATCTGG TGCATGCTCCACAATTTCGCTGCAGATTTTGAAATGTATGGTGTTTTGGATGCTTTGGCTTCTGGGCCTATTGATGCTCGATTAAGTGATAACTCCACAATG GTTGGAGTTGGTATGTCTATGGAAGGTATTGAGCAAAATCCTATTGTTTATGACCTTATGTCAGAAATGGCCTTCCATCACAGACAAGTTGATCTTCag GTTTGGGTCGAGACATATCCAACAAGAAGATATGGAAAACCAGTGAAGGGACTGCAAGATGCTTGGTGGATTTTGTATCAAACTTTATATAACTGCACAGATGGTAAAAAT GACAAAAATCGGGACGTGATAGTGGCCTTCCCAGATGTTGAACCTTTTGTTATTGAGACACCAGGGTTGTATGTGAATACTAGACAAATGTATTCTACAATGCCATCAAAGAATTACATAGGGAAGGATGCCTCTAGTGATGCATATGATCATCCTCATCTATGGTACGACACTAATGCCGTTATCCATGCCCTGGAACTTTTTCTTCAACATGGAGATGAAGTATCTGACAGCAACACCTTCAG GTATGACCTTGTGGATTTGACTCGTCAAGTTCTGGCTAAATATGCCAATGACGTTTTTCTAAAGATCATCGAGAGCTACAAATCAAACAACATGAATCAAGTCACCATCCTGTGCCAGCACTTTCTCAACCTTGTAAATGACCTTGACACACTACTATCCTCTCATGAGGGTTTTCTGCTTGGGCCTTGGTTGGAAAGTGCCAAGGGACTTGCACGAAACAGTGAGCAAGAAATACAG TATGAATGGAATGCTAGAACACAAATTACAATGTGGTTTGACAACACAGAAACAAAAGCAAGTTTATTGCGTGACTATG CAAACAAGTACTGGAGCGGCCTGCTGCGAGATTACTATGGGCCAAGGGCCGCCATCTACTTCAAGCACTTGTTATTAAGCATGGAGAAGAATGCACCTTTCGCGCTTAAGGAATGGAGGAGGGAATGGATCAGCCTCACCAACAACTGGCAGAGCGATAGGAAGGTGTTTTCAGCCACAGCTATAGGAGACTCTCTGAACATATCACGATCGCTTTACATAAAGTACTTGAGCAAGGCTGATCCACTTGAGCTAGAAGGTACAGGCTCCCCTGGGAAGTCTGCAAGTTTATAA
- the LOC136497784 gene encoding peroxidase P7-like, which translates to MESRQTFACYTMALLFAAAAVSAQLSTDFYDETCPDALDIIESAVRAAVSKESRMGASLLRLHFHDCFVNGCDGSVLLDDTPGFTGEKTAKPNKNSLRGFDVVDDIKAQLEDACNQTVSCADILAVAARDSVVALGGPTWDVELGRRDGTTASLDDANNDLPAPTLDLGDLIKAFSKKGLSANDMIALSGGHTIGQARCVNFRGRLYNETTSLDASLASSLKPRCPSADGTGDDNTSPLDPSTSYVFDNFYYRNLLRNKGLLHSDQQLFSGGSADAQTTAYASDMASFFDDFRDAMVKMGAIGVVTGSGGQVRVNCRKTN; encoded by the exons ATGGAGTCCAGGCAGACCTTCGCCTGCTACACCATGGCGCTGCTGTTCGCTGCGGCTGCTGTCTCGGCGCAGCTCTCCACCGACTTCTACGACGAGACATGCCCCGACGCGCTCGACATCATCGAGTCCGCCGTGAGAGCTGCCGTCTCCAAGGAGTCCCGCATGGGGGCCTCCCTGCTCCGCCTCCATTTCCACGACTGCTTTGTCAAT GGCTGTGACGGTTCAGTGCTGCTCGACGACACCCCGGGGTTCACCGGCGAGAAGACGGCGAAGCCGAACAAGAACTCGCTCCGCGGGTTCGacgtggttgacgacatcaaggcGCAGCTCGAGGACGCCTGCAACCAGACGGTCTCCTGCGCCGAcatcctcgccgtcgccgcccgcgACTCCGTCGTCGCC CTCGGCGGGCCTACGTGGGACGTGGAGCTCGGCCGGCGGGACGGGACGACGGCGAGCCTGGACGACGCGAACAACGACCTCCCGGCGCCGACCCTGGACCTCGGCGACCTGATCAAGGCCTTCTCCAAGAAGGGCCTGAGCGCGAACGACATGATCGCGCTGTCGGGCGGGCACACGATCGGGCAGGCGCGGTGCGTCAACTTCCGCGGCCGCCTCTACAACGAGACCACCAGCCTGGACGCGTCGCTGGCGTCGTCGCTGAAGCCGCGTTGCCCGAGCGCGGACGGCACCGGCGACGACAACACGTCGCCGCTGGACCCTTCCACGTCCTACGTCTTCGACAACTTCTACTACAGGAACCTGCTGCGGAACAAGGGCCTGCTCCACTCGGACCAGCAGCTCTTCAGCGGCGGCTCCGCGGACGCGCAGACCACCGCCTACGCGTCCGACATGGCCAGCTTCTTCGACGACTTCCGCGACGCCATGGTGAAGATGGGCGCCATCGGCGTCGTCACTGGGTCCGGAGGCCAGGTCAGGGTGAACTGCCGGAAGACGAACTAA